The Deinococcus sp. KNUC1210 nucleotide sequence CCGCCCGATGTCAGGCTGGAGTCATCTTTTTATCCACAGGGGGGGCGTTTTATCCACAATTACATGTGGATAACTTCGTTCAGCCTGGGGATAACTTTGGGCAGACCCGCGTGACTGCCTGCACCGGCAACAGCGCTTCAGCCTTCCAGCACGGCTTTGACAAACTTGTCTTTGCCTTTTTGCAGGACCACGCCCACATTTCCCACCGACAGGCTGCCCTGCGGATCGGTGTAGACCTCGCCGTCCACCTTCAGCCCCCGATTCTGAATGAGTTTGCGGGCCGCGCCGTTGCTGGGCTCCAGGCCGACCAGCGCCACCAGCCGCGCCGCCGCGATCTGACCTTCCGGGTTCAGTTCGCTGGCTGCAACCGTGTGGGTCGGAATATTTTCGGGAATACCGCCTTTTGCCACGCTGCGGTACCGCTCCAGGGCAGCGTCCAGATCGGCGTCGGGATGCAGCCACGCGGTCACGAGGCGGGCGAGCCGTTCGTGCGCCGCCGCCGGATGGCCTGCCAGCAGCGTCTCTATCTCGGGGCGCGGCAGCTCGGTCAGCAGCGTGAAGTAGTTGTCGAGCAGAGGGTCGGGCACCTTCATCAGGCCCGCGAACATGATGTGGGCGTCGTCGGTCAGGCCGATGTAGTTGTCCAGGCTCTTGGACATCTTCTCGGTGCCGTCCAGCCCCACCAGCAGCGGCAGCGTCATCACGATCTGCGGACTCTGATCGTAGTCGCGTTGCAGGGCGCGGCCCACCAGATTGTTGAACAGCTGATCGGTGCCGCCAAGTTCCACATCGGCTTCCAGCGCCACGCTGTCGTAACCCTGGGTGAGCGGGTACAGCAGCTCGTGCATGGAGATCGACACGCCGCTCTCGAAGCGCTTTTTGAAGTCGTCGCGTTCCATGATGCGGGCCACCGTGTAGCGGCTCGCCAGCTTGATGATGTCCGCGTAGCCCATGCTTTCCAACCACTCGGAGTTGTACCGGACTTCCAGTACGTCAGGATCGTCTTTCAGAATCAGCTTGCACTGGTCGAGGTAGCTCTGGGCGTTGGCGCGGGTCTGTTCCAGCGTGACCGGGGGACGGGTCTTCGATTTGCCGCTGGGGTCACCGATCATGGCGGTGAAATCACCGATCAGCATGATGACCTTGTGCCCCAGATCCTGAAATTGCCGCATCTTCCGCAGAATGACGGCGTGTCCCAGGTGGAGGTCGGGCCGGGTGGGATCGGCTCCGAGTTTCACGCGCAGCGGTTTGCCGGTCTCCAGCCGCGCTTTCAGGTCTTCCTCGCTGATCAGATCGACGACGCCGCGC carries:
- the tyrS gene encoding tyrosine--tRNA ligase, which translates into the protein MNELSQLPSNSQPLPISEQLDILRRGVVDLISEEDLKARLETGKPLRVKLGADPTRPDLHLGHAVILRKMRQFQDLGHKVIMLIGDFTAMIGDPSGKSKTRPPVTLEQTRANAQSYLDQCKLILKDDPDVLEVRYNSEWLESMGYADIIKLASRYTVARIMERDDFKKRFESGVSISMHELLYPLTQGYDSVALEADVELGGTDQLFNNLVGRALQRDYDQSPQIVMTLPLLVGLDGTEKMSKSLDNYIGLTDDAHIMFAGLMKVPDPLLDNYFTLLTELPRPEIETLLAGHPAAAHERLARLVTAWLHPDADLDAALERYRSVAKGGIPENIPTHTVAASELNPEGQIAAARLVALVGLEPSNGAARKLIQNRGLKVDGEVYTDPQGSLSVGNVGVVLQKGKDKFVKAVLEG